In Bubalus bubalis isolate 160015118507 breed Murrah chromosome 3, NDDB_SH_1, whole genome shotgun sequence, a genomic segment contains:
- the TMEM11 gene encoding transmembrane protein 11, mitochondrial isoform X3, which produces MSSKAVGRKQERDYTFQSCEGPPDQPPLGRDSRQESLGSVCTPDSAASRQDSRRGGEEPATAFEDALEWGCVPATAAGRGWDMRAAVSAAIALYVPPLLRFQTHSANSLAAGTPRRRGPRLFCLPSIWGMSGSGPSVTSAVEDLEAQAAGRSLVRKWTLSTACLSPRSQAAAGRAFRSAVHCGLCSLAGPGLRLERRPGRQLDYISLPPVRCREAARREAFASGESPRWPRGEGGVSARAAAVAALERGFKLAGDAEMIQG; this is translated from the exons ATGTCTAGCAAGGCTGTCGGTCGGAAGCAAGAGAGGGACTATACGTTCCAGAGCTGCGAGGGGCCCCCAGATCAGCCCCCACTCGGAAGGGACAGCAGGCAGGAGTCGCTGGGCTCCGTCTGCACTCCCGACTCGGCAGCGTCCAGGCAGGACTCCCGCCGTGGGGGTGAGGAGCCAGCAACCGCCTTCGAAGACGCCCTAGAGTGGGGCTGTGTCCCCGCTACCGCGGCCGGACGCGGCTGGGACATGCGCGCGGCCGTCTCTGCAGCCATCGCACTTTACGTTCCCCCCCTTCTCCGCTTCCAGACCCACTCGGCCAACAGTCTGGCAGCAGGGACTCCGCGGCGGCGGGGACCTCGTCTCTTTTGCCTCCCGAGTATTTGGGGGATGAGTGGCAGTGGCCCTTCGGTGACCTCAGCGGTCGAAGATCTCGAAGCACAGGCGGCCGGGCGAAGTCTAGTCCGGAAGTGGACCCTCAGCACCGCCTGTCTGAGCCCTCGTTCCCAGGCGGCCGCGGGGCGGGCTTTCCGGAGCGCTGTGCATTGTGGACTTTGTAGTCTCGCGGGGCCGGGCCTTCGCCTTGAGCGCCGTCCGGGAAGGCAGCTGGACTACATCTCCCTCCCGCCCGTGCGGTGTCGCGAGGCCGCCCGGCGCGAGGCGTTCGCGAGCGGAGAGTCTCCAAGATGGCCGCGTGGGGAAGGAGGCGTCTCGGCCCGGGCAGCGGCGGTGGCGGCGCTCGAGAGAG GGTTCAAGTTGGCTGGTGATGCTGAGATGATTCAAG GGTGA
- the TMEM11 gene encoding transmembrane protein 11, mitochondrial isoform X1: protein MSSKAVGRKQERDYTFQSCEGPPDQPPLGRDSRQESLGSVCTPDSAASRQDSRRGGEEPATAFEDALEWGCVPATAAGRGWDMRAAVSAAIALYVPPLLRFQTHSANSLAAGTPRRRGPRLFCLPSIWGMSGSGPSVTSAVEDLEAQAAGRSLVRKWTLSTACLSPRSQAAAGRAFRSAVHCGLCSLAGPGLRLERRPGRQLDYISLPPVRCREAARREAFASGESPRWPRGEGGVSARAAAVAALERGFKLAGDAEMIQELCPTVGLCCPEHTTISRFKGNTDHGDSGVTSLHTPSLVPMCTVADWEALSPAPSGLWGEPVGHRLLHRARDLQRGECPRPV, encoded by the exons ATGTCTAGCAAGGCTGTCGGTCGGAAGCAAGAGAGGGACTATACGTTCCAGAGCTGCGAGGGGCCCCCAGATCAGCCCCCACTCGGAAGGGACAGCAGGCAGGAGTCGCTGGGCTCCGTCTGCACTCCCGACTCGGCAGCGTCCAGGCAGGACTCCCGCCGTGGGGGTGAGGAGCCAGCAACCGCCTTCGAAGACGCCCTAGAGTGGGGCTGTGTCCCCGCTACCGCGGCCGGACGCGGCTGGGACATGCGCGCGGCCGTCTCTGCAGCCATCGCACTTTACGTTCCCCCCCTTCTCCGCTTCCAGACCCACTCGGCCAACAGTCTGGCAGCAGGGACTCCGCGGCGGCGGGGACCTCGTCTCTTTTGCCTCCCGAGTATTTGGGGGATGAGTGGCAGTGGCCCTTCGGTGACCTCAGCGGTCGAAGATCTCGAAGCACAGGCGGCCGGGCGAAGTCTAGTCCGGAAGTGGACCCTCAGCACCGCCTGTCTGAGCCCTCGTTCCCAGGCGGCCGCGGGGCGGGCTTTCCGGAGCGCTGTGCATTGTGGACTTTGTAGTCTCGCGGGGCCGGGCCTTCGCCTTGAGCGCCGTCCGGGAAGGCAGCTGGACTACATCTCCCTCCCGCCCGTGCGGTGTCGCGAGGCCGCCCGGCGCGAGGCGTTCGCGAGCGGAGAGTCTCCAAGATGGCCGCGTGGGGAAGGAGGCGTCTCGGCCCGGGCAGCGGCGGTGGCGGCGCTCGAGAGAG GGTTCAAGTTGGCTGGTGATGCTGAGATGATTCAAG AGCTCTGTCCGACAGTCGGCCTCTGCTGCCCTGAACACACAACTATTTCCCGCTTCAAAGGAAACACTGACCATGGAGATTCTGGGGTGACCTCACTCCACACGCCTTCCCTGGTCCCGATGTGCACGGTCGCTGACTGGGAAGCTCTGAGCCCTGCTCCCAGTGGCCTTTGG GGTGAGCCTGTCGGCCACAGACTGTTACATCGTGCACGAGATCTACAACGGGGAGAATGCCCAAGACCAGTTTGA
- the TMEM11 gene encoding transmembrane protein 11, mitochondrial isoform X2, with product MSSKAVGRKQERDYTFQSCEGPPDQPPLGRDSRQESLGSVCTPDSAASRQDSRRGGEEPATAFEDALEWGCVPATAAGRGWDMRAAVSAAIALYVPPLLRFQTHSANSLAAGTPRRRGPRLFCLPSIWGMSGSGPSVTSAVEDLEAQAAGRSLVRKWTLSTACLSPRSQAAAGRAFRSAVHCGLCSLAGPGLRLERRPGRQLDYISLPPVRCREAARREAFASGESPRWPRGEGGVSARAAAVAALERELCPTVGLCCPEHTTISRFKGNTDHGDSGVTSLHTPSLVPMCTVADWEALSPAPSGLWGEPVGHRLLHRARDLQRGECPRPV from the exons ATGTCTAGCAAGGCTGTCGGTCGGAAGCAAGAGAGGGACTATACGTTCCAGAGCTGCGAGGGGCCCCCAGATCAGCCCCCACTCGGAAGGGACAGCAGGCAGGAGTCGCTGGGCTCCGTCTGCACTCCCGACTCGGCAGCGTCCAGGCAGGACTCCCGCCGTGGGGGTGAGGAGCCAGCAACCGCCTTCGAAGACGCCCTAGAGTGGGGCTGTGTCCCCGCTACCGCGGCCGGACGCGGCTGGGACATGCGCGCGGCCGTCTCTGCAGCCATCGCACTTTACGTTCCCCCCCTTCTCCGCTTCCAGACCCACTCGGCCAACAGTCTGGCAGCAGGGACTCCGCGGCGGCGGGGACCTCGTCTCTTTTGCCTCCCGAGTATTTGGGGGATGAGTGGCAGTGGCCCTTCGGTGACCTCAGCGGTCGAAGATCTCGAAGCACAGGCGGCCGGGCGAAGTCTAGTCCGGAAGTGGACCCTCAGCACCGCCTGTCTGAGCCCTCGTTCCCAGGCGGCCGCGGGGCGGGCTTTCCGGAGCGCTGTGCATTGTGGACTTTGTAGTCTCGCGGGGCCGGGCCTTCGCCTTGAGCGCCGTCCGGGAAGGCAGCTGGACTACATCTCCCTCCCGCCCGTGCGGTGTCGCGAGGCCGCCCGGCGCGAGGCGTTCGCGAGCGGAGAGTCTCCAAGATGGCCGCGTGGGGAAGGAGGCGTCTCGGCCCGGGCAGCGGCGGTGGCGGCGCTCGAGAGAG AGCTCTGTCCGACAGTCGGCCTCTGCTGCCCTGAACACACAACTATTTCCCGCTTCAAAGGAAACACTGACCATGGAGATTCTGGGGTGACCTCACTCCACACGCCTTCCCTGGTCCCGATGTGCACGGTCGCTGACTGGGAAGCTCTGAGCCCTGCTCCCAGTGGCCTTTGG GGTGAGCCTGTCGGCCACAGACTGTTACATCGTGCACGAGATCTACAACGGGGAGAATGCCCAAGACCAGTTTGA
- the TMEM11 gene encoding transmembrane protein 11, mitochondrial isoform X4 → MAAWGRRRLGPGSGGGGARERVSLSATDCYIVHEIYNGENAQDQFEYELEQALEAQYKYIVIEPTRIGDETARWITVGNCLHKTTVLAGTACLFTPLALPLDYSHYISLPAGVLSLACCTLYGISWQFDPCCKYQVEYDAYRLSRLPLHTLTSSTPVVLVRKDDLHRKRLHNTIALAALVYCVKKIYELCAV, encoded by the exons ATGGCCGCGTGGGGAAGGAGGCGTCTCGGCCCGGGCAGCGGCGGTGGCGGCGCTCGAGAGAG GGTGAGCCTGTCGGCCACAGACTGTTACATCGTGCACGAGATCTACAACGGGGAGAATGCCCAAGACCAGTTTGAGTATGAGCTGGAGCAGGCCCTGGAAGCCCAGTACAAGTACATCGTGATCGAGCCCACCCGCATCGGCGACGAGACGGCCCGCTGGATCACCGTGGGCAACTGCCTGCACAAGACCACCGTGCTGGCGGGCACCGCCTGCCTCTTCACCCCGCTGGCGCTGCCCCTGGATTACTCCCACTACATCTCCCTGCCCGCAGGCGTGctgagcctggcctgctgcaccCTCTACGGCATCTCCTGGCAGTTCGACCCCTGCTGCAAGTACCAGGTGGAGTACGACGCCTACAGACTGTCCCGCCTGCCCCTGCACACACTCACCTCGTCCACCCCGGTGGTGCTGGTCCGGAAGGACGACTTGCACAGAAAGAGACTGCACAACACGATAGCGCTGGCGGCCCTGGTGTACTGTGTCAAGAAGATCTACGAGCTCTGCGCGGTATGA